Proteins from a single region of Carassius carassius chromosome 25, fCarCar2.1, whole genome shotgun sequence:
- the LOC132104110 gene encoding SH2 domain-containing protein 2A-like has translation MDFDNQNIKDAESQQREERLSTLPVHYPRPKPRPSVAPEDHPTTKKPPIKPRRSIKCRPTAQQGIEQLNQGHQKENETTVKRIDPALVLGPVRPLEALTPSLRAHTLLWFERTQLPRMHRPGQPLPCWLHGFATRREAEQLLQDKPQGSFLLRLSESKIGFVLSYRGEDRCRHFIIEEAECGSAGSVYLIAGEHSRHRSLDDLISYYTHNPVGPFNEMLTVPCMQPDGSISEINWWRVKDGEEERNGKAIIDQEEQTQLPMAIGPAVLSSLPTNPSKQTTSATEEPVQYAAVRKPLKKTPSQPEFKSGTETAPPGLENGRSEVAERPLNLNLTGEQASPVDVPYARVNKPPRAVSENPPNFSAHPDLQGATAAVTTPSIPNFDTTADPKYWKMEPLHTYEETPHTRSHPEEIDCYAVGRWRQAAVDEVNHHLYSEVNIKGAQEGYAVPRPGPSLPLRPPPRSVHAPLRPELTGQSFGVSPMMTQPQHSGFHHSEQPNLIDSSSSIYEQIPERPTKKRACLPPPNPKR, from the exons ATGGACTTTGACAACCAAAACATTAAAG ATGCTGAATCTCAGCAGAGAGAAGAGCGACTGAGCACTCTTCCTGTCCATTACCCGAGACCAAAGCCCCGTCCATCTGTAGCTCCAGAGGATCATCCCACGACCAAGAAACCTCCCATAAAACCCAGACGGAGCATAAAGTGTCGTCCCACAGCACAACAAGGGATAGAGCAATTAAACCAGGGACATCAGAAGGAAAATGAG ACGACAGTGAAGCGAATAGATCCTGCTCTGGTTTTGGGGCCCGTGAGGCCCCTGGAGGCTCTGACTCCATCTCTACGCGCTCACACTCTGCTGTGGTTTGAAAGAACGCAGCTGCCTCGAATGCACAGGCCCGGACAGCCTCTCCCCTGCTGGCTCCACGGTTTTGCTACACGCAG gGAAGCGGAACAGCTGCTGCAGGATAAGCCGCAAGGCAGTTTCCTGTTGAGGCTCAGCGAGTCAAAGATTGGCTTTGTGCTTTCTTACAG AGGAGAAGACCGGTGTCGTCATTTCATAATTGAAGAGGCAGAGTGTGGATCAGCTGGTAGTGTGTATCTAATTGCTGGAGAACACAGCCGTCATAGAAGCCTGGATGACCTAATCAGCTACTACACCCATAATCCTGTGGGGCCCTTTAATGAGATGTTGACTGTGCCTTGCATGCAg CCTGATGGGAGTATTTCTGAAATTAATTGGTGGAGGGTGAAGGACGGGGAAGAAGAGAGAAATGGAAAAGCAATAATAGATCAAGAGGAGCAGACACAACTGCCCATGGCTATAGGTCCAGCTGTTCTGAGCTcattacccacaaacccctccAAACAGACCACTTCTGCTACAGAAGAGCCTGTGCAGTATGCAGCTGTGAGAAAGCCATTAAAAAAGACTCCCTCACAGCCAGAATTCAagtctggaactgaaacagcgccTCCTGGGTTAGAA AATGGCAGATCTGAGGTTGCTGAAAGACCCTTAAATCTTAATCTAACAGGGGAACAAGCTTCTCCTGTGGATGTTCCATATGCTAGAGTTAACAAACCCCCCAGAGCAGTATCAGAAAATCCCCCCAATTTCAGTGCCCACCCTGACCTCCAGGGAGCGACAGCGGCTGTTACCACTCCATCCATCCCAAACTTTGACACAACAGCAGACCCAAAATACTGGAAAATGGAGCCCTTGCACACTTATGAAGAAACTCCACACACACGCAGTCATCCAGAAGAGATTGACTGCTATGCCGTGGGCCGGTGGAGGCAGGCAGCTGTGGATGAAG TGAACCATCATCTATATTCAGAGGTGAATATCAAGGGTGCCCAAGAAGGCTATGCTGTACCAAGACCTGGGCCTAGTCTTCCTCTTCGACCACCCCCAAGATCTGTTCATGCTCCTTTACGACCAGAGCTTACTGGGCAG AGTTTTGGTGTGTCCCCAATGATGACTCAACCTCAACACTCAGGTTTTCATCATTCAGAGCAGCCAAATCTGATTGATTCCTCCAGCTCAATTTATGAGCAAATTCCAGaaagaccaaccaaaaaaagagCATGTCTTCCCCCACCAAACCCCAAACGCTGA
- the ssr2 gene encoding translocon-associated protein subunit beta — protein sequence MRLLCIFALVAVVGLVAGEEGARLLASKSLLNRYAVEGRDLTLQYNIYNVGTSAALEVELSDDSFPPEDFGIVSGMLNVKWDRIAPASNVSHTVVLRPLKAGYFNFTSASVSYLAQEGGQVVVGYTSAPGQGGILAQREFDRRFSPHYLDWAAFGVMTLPSIGIPLLLWYSSKRKYDSQKSKKN from the exons ATGAGGCTGCTCTGTATATTTGCTCTGGTTGCTGTGGTGGGTCTGGTGGCAGGAGAAGAAGGGGCTCGTCTGTTGGCCTCCAAGTCCCTGCTTAACCGATATGCTGTAGAGGGACGAGACCTTACCCTGCAGTACAACATCTACAATGTGGGCACCAG TGCTGCTCTTGAGGTTGAGCTGTCTGATGACTCGTTCCCCCCTGAAGATTTCGGCATTGTCTCTGGAATGCTCAATGTGAAATGGGATCGTATTGCTCC TGCTAGTAATGTTTCTCACACAGTGGTTCTGCGGCCTCTGAAAGCTGGATACTTCAACTTCACCTCTGCCTCCGTTAGTTATCTGGCCCAGGAGGGTGGACAGGTTGTG GTTGGTTACACAAGTGCTCCAGGTCAGGGAGGCATCCTGGCCCAAAGAGAGTTTGACAGACGCTTTTCTCCACATTAT CTGGACTGGGCAGCTTTTGGTGTCATGACCCTTCCCTCCATTGGCATTCCTCTGCTCTTGTGGTACTCCAGCAAGAGGAAGTACGACTCACAGAAGAGCAAAAAGAACTGA
- the LOC132104661 gene encoding interferon-inducible GTPase 5-like: protein MATFEDYCIITQEDLEDIKETISSQDLPSAISMIKEYLKQQDLVELNIGVTGESGSGKSTFVNAFRGLGDEDEGSAKTGPVETTMLPEVYLHPKYKNVKVWDLPGIGTPNFKADEYLKLVQFERYDFFIIIASDRFRECHTQLATEITRMKKRFYFVRCKIDLSIEAEKRKKNFDLQKTLDIIREDCENGLRKIGIDDPAVFLISGWEFEKFDLNVLQERMEKELPQHKRLVLMLALPNITLEINEKKKKALEQNIGKVAFLSACVAAVPVPGLSIAVDLAFIVHEIEKYCTTFGLDKESLEKLCERYGKRIETVEGLIKSAWYKEICTGSITTILRDISFLITEDAVESVVRFIPLLGTVAAGAMSYWAVSTMLKSALNEVAEDSRNVLISLLETEV, encoded by the exons ATGGCTACATTTGAAGATTATTGCATAATAACCCAGGAGGACTTAGAGGATATTAAAGAGACCATATCTTCTCAGGATCTCCCATCAGCGATAAGCATGATCAAAGAATACCTCAAACAGCAGGATCTTGTAGAACTTAACATTGGTGTGACGGGAGAGTCTGGTTCTGGAAAGTCCACATTTGTCAATGCATTCAGGGGCTTAGGAGATGAAGACGAGGGCTCTGCTAAAACCGGCCCAGTAGAAACCACTATGCTGCCTGAGGTTTACCTTCAcccaaaatacaaaaatgtgaaaGTGTGGGATCTTCCTGGCATCGGAACACCAAACTTTAAAGCTGATGAGTACCTTAAACTGGTTCAGTTTGAACGCTATGATTTTTTCATCATCATCGCTTCAGATCGGTTCAGAGAATGCCACACTCAGCTGGCCACAGAGATCACGAGAATGAagaaaagattttattttgttcGTTGCAAGATTGACTTGAGCATTGAGgccgaaaagagaaagaaaaactttgaCCTGCAAAAGACACTGGATATCATCAGAGAGGACTGTGAAAACG GTTTGAGAAAAATTGGTATAGATGATCCTGCTGTGTTCCTGATTTCTGGATGGGAGTTTGAAAAGTTTGATCTAAATGTTCtgcaggagaggatggagaaggAGCTTCCACAACATAAGAGACTTGTGCTGATGTTGGCTTTGCCGAATATCACACTGGagattaatgaaaaaaagaagaaagctcTAGAGCAGAACATTGGAAAAGTTGCCTTCCTGTCTGCTTGTGTGGCTGCTGTTCCTGTTCCTGGTCTTTCAATTGCTGTGGATTTAGCCTTCATAGTTCACGAGATAGAGAAGTACTGCACCACCTTTGGCCTTGATAAGGAGTCTTTGGAGAAGCTCTGTGAAAGATATGGGAAGAGAATAGAGACTGTGGAGGGTCTGATTAAGTCAGCTTGGTATAAAGAAATATGCACAGGTTCAATCACAACCATACTAAGAGACATATCCTTTCTGATAACAGAAGATGCTGTTGAGTCTGTTGTTAGGTTTATACCCCTTTTAGGCACTGTGGCGGCAGGAGCAATGTCCTATTGGGCTGTGTCAACAATGCTGAAGAGTGCTCTGAATGAGGTAGCAGAAGATTCCAGGAATGTGCTCATCAGTTTGCTGGAGACTGAAGTGTAA